The following proteins come from a genomic window of Elgaria multicarinata webbii isolate HBS135686 ecotype San Diego chromosome 10, rElgMul1.1.pri, whole genome shotgun sequence:
- the LOC134404582 gene encoding 16 kDa beta-galactoside-binding lectin-like, with amino-acid sequence MECALAVTRVNLQLGETVEVKGKIFSGCRGFEVNLGKDCDNLVLHFNPRFDCKGDVNTIVCNSRQDGVWGEEQRESSFPFEQGGKFQASFTFASDEITVKLAEDYTISFPNRLGLNVIDYIAIEGDFKVKVLKFL; translated from the exons GCACTGGCTGTTACTCGTGTGAACCTTCAACTTGGAGAAACTGTTGAAGTGAAGGGGAAGATCTTTTCAGGCTGCAGAGG TTTTGAGGTGAATCTGGGCAAGGATTGTGACAACTTAGTGCTTCACTTCAATCCGCGCTTTGACTGCAAGGGCGATGTAAACACCATCGTGTGCAACTCCAGGCAAGAcggggtgtggggagaagagcAGAGAGAGTCCAGCTTCCCCTTTGAACAAGGGGGCAAGTTTCAG GCTTCCTTTACTTTTGCTTCTGATGAGATAACGGTGAAACTGGCTGAAGACTACACGATCTCCTTTCCCAACCGGTTGGGCCTCAATGTCATTGATTATATTGCCATAGAAGGAGACTTCAAAGTCAAAGTTCTTAAATTTCTCTGA